In the Gossypium arboreum isolate Shixiya-1 chromosome 10, ASM2569848v2, whole genome shotgun sequence genome, one interval contains:
- the LOC108462317 gene encoding probable LRR receptor-like serine/threonine-protein kinase At3g47570: MEPSKKHFQPSSSLLLVILLSFFNLQGFNLLSLATASPVVRGNDTDQQALLQFKAKITGDPLKIMESWNSSIHFCQWIGVTCGRKHPRVTKLKLRILKLSGSLSPYIGNLSFLRELDLVGNSFYNQIPQEIGGLRRLEALNLANNSIIGGIPSNLSACSKLISVDMSDNQLTGQIPALLGLLSNLKVLGFFNNSLRGNIPPSLGNLSSLERLGLTFNAFSGIIPESFGRLRNLSFFTIFGNAISGIVPVPMFNLSNIRIFDIGANKIEGTLHSDLEINMPHVEFFSVGDNPISGQIPLSISNASNLDVLEFYDNMLDGNVPSLEKLDKLFRLELGGNHLGHGREGDLNFLCTLVNNTKLGFLSITENNFGGEFPKCITNFSSTFQGLSMSENNILGKIPDEIGNLINLEVLDLAQNHLSGPIPFDIGKLQKLKIFYAHSNFLFGTIPHSIGNLIELTELVLHFNNLQGSIPSGLGNCKKLLLMDLSSNNLSGPIPPEVLGLPSLSIVLNLSSNYLTGELSVEVEKLKNLGTLDVSQNRLSGLLPNNLGSCASLVELYLQGNLFEGPIPSYLSSLRGLEALDLSDNNLSGGIPEFLVRFGALKYLNLSFNDFEGVIPSEGVFKNTSATFVEGNSKLCGGIPELHLSRCNSKTPANTSLKLKITIIVVISGVTLVFCIFLIIWYRKKKEQKPTTTLVENSLLQLSYQSILRATNGFSPQNLIGSGSFGYVYKGILKANGAVIAVKVLNLLNHRASRSFLVECEALKNIRHRNLVKVLTAISGIDYNGNDFKALVYEFMENGSLEDWLHPSVGMNKPETMKNLNFFQRLNVAIDVAHALEYLHHRCETPIIHCDLKPSNVLLDGEMVGHISDFGLAKILSGDKLNYSTNESSSLGLRGTIGYAPPEYGMGSELSTNGDAYSYGILLLEMLTGKRPTSERFKEGLSLRNFVKAAFPNRVVEIIDPILLQESVRGGSAADIHLQCLNSIFEIGLTCSTESPRERMDMSNVVTKLCSIRDKLLRPTRLRRGI, translated from the exons atGGAGCCATCAAAAAAACATTTTCAACCGTCCAGCTCTCTTTTGCTTGTGATTCTTCTCTCATTCTTCAACCTGCAGGGTTTTAACTTGCTTAGTTTAGCAACAGCAAGCCCTGTAGTTAGAGGAAATGACACTGATCAACAAGCTTTACTCCAGTTCAAAGCCAAGATAACTGGTGATCCACTCAAGATTATGGAGTCCTGGAATAGCTCCATTCACTTCTGTCAATGGATCGGTGTTACATGCGGTCGCAAGCATCCAAGAGTCACCAAGCTGAAACTTCGAATCCTCAAACTCTCTGGATCATTGTCACCCTATATTGGAAATTTGAGCTTCCTCAGGGAGTTGGATCTTGTGGGCAACAGCTTCTACAACCAAATTCCTCAAGAGATCGGTGGCTTAAGAAGACTAGAAGCATTAAACCTGGCCAATAACTCCATCATTGGTGGAATTCCTTCCAATTTATCTGCTTGTTCTAAACTTATATCAGTTGATATGTCGGACAACCAGCTAACGGGACAAATACCTGCTTTGCTGGGTCTCTTGTCGAACCTAAAAGTATTGGGTTTTTTCAACAATAGTTTGAGAGGGAATATCCCACCTTCACTGGGGAACTTATCATCGCTGGAGAGACTTGGTTTAACGTTTAATGCATTTAGTGGGATTATACCTGAATCTTTTGGACGACTGAGAAACCTTTCATTTTTCACCATATTCGGAAATGCGATTTCTGGTATTGTTCCTGTCCCAATGTTCAATCTCTCCAATATTAGAATTTTTGATATTGGTGCAAACAAGATTGAAGGTACTCTTCATTCTGATTTAGAAATCAATATGCCTCATGTTGAGTTCTTTTCTGTAGGGGACAACCCAATCTCTGGGCAAATTCCACTTTCAATATCCAATGCCTCGAATTTGGATGTTCTTGAATTTTATGATAACATGCTTGATGGAAATGTACCTTCATTAGAAAAGTTGGATAAATTGTTTAGGCTTGAACTAGGAGGAAACCATTTGGGACATGGGAGAGAAGGTGACTTGAACTTTCTTTGCACTTTAGTCAACAATACAAAACTAGGATTTCTATCTATAACCGAAAATAATTTTGGAGGGGAATTTCCAAAATGCATTACCAATTTTTCTAGCACATTTCAGGGTTTATCGATGAGTGAGAACAACATTTTGGGAAAAATCCCGGATGAGATTGGAAATCTCATCAATTTGGAGGTGCTAGACTTAGCACAAAATCACTTATCAGGTCCCATTCCCTTTGATATTGGGAAGCTTCAAAAGCTAAAAATATTTTACGCTCACAGTAATTTTCTCTTTGGGACCATTCCCCACTCCATTGGAAATTTAATAGAGTTAACCGAACTCGTTTTACATTTTAACAATCTTCAGGGCAGCATTCCTTCAGGTCTAGGTAATTGCAAAAAATTGCTTTTAATGGATCTTTCTAGTAACAATCTTAGTGGACCAATACCCCCTGAAGTACTTGGACTTCCATCCTTGTCCATTGTACTAAATTTATCGTCAAACTATTTGACTGGTGAACTTTCTGTTGAAGTAGAAAAACTGAAAAATCTAGGTACATTGGATGTTTCTCAAAATAGGTTATCTGGTTTGCTTCCAAACAACCTTGGTAGTTGTGCAAGTCTGGTGGAGCTGTATTTGCAAGGCAATTTGTTTGAAGGACCCATTCCATCATATTTGAGTTCATTGAGAGGTCTTGAGGCATTGGACTTATCTGACAATAATCTTTCCGGTGGGATTCCAGAATTTCTTGTGCGATTTGGGGCATTAAAGTATCTAAATCTCTCTTTCAATGATTTTGAGGGAGTAATACCAAGTGAAGGAGTGTTCAAGAATACAAGTGCTACATTTGTTGAGGGAAATAGTAAGCTTTGCGGAGGCATCCCTGAGTTACACTTGTCAAGATGCAACTCCAAAACACCAGCGAACACTTCCCTTAAATTGAAGATCACAATAATTGTTGTGATTTCAGGAGTGACTTTAGTATTCTGTATTTTCCTCATCATCTGGTATAGAAAGAAAAAAGAGCAGAAGCCAACGACAACTCTTGTAGAAAATTCTCTCTTACAGTTATCATACCAAAGCATCCTAAGGGCGACTAACGGATTCTCCCCTCAGAATTTGATTGGTTCGGGAAGCTTCGGATATGTATACAAAGGAATTCTTAAAGCTAATGGAGCAGTTATTGCAGTAAAGGTGCTCAATCTTCTGAATCATAGAGCTTCCAGGAGTTTCTTGGTTGAATGCGAGGCTTTGAAGAACATTCGACATCGTAATCTTGTCAAGGTATTAACAGCAATTTCAGGTATTGATTATAATGGCAATGATTTTAAAGCCTTGGTTTATGAGTTCATGGAAAATGGAAGCTTGGAAGATTGGCTGCATCCATCTGTTGGCATGAATAAACCGGAGACGATGAAAAACCTAAACTTCTTTCAAAGACTTAATGTGGCCATAGATGTTGCTCATGCACTCGAATATCTGCACCATCGTTGTGAGACGCCGATCATTCATTGTGACCTTAAGCCAAGCAATGTTTTACTCGATGGGGAAATGGTTGGTCATATAAGTGACTTCGGCTTAGCAAAAATCCTTTCTGGAGATAAGCTTAACTATTCTACTAATGAATCAAGCTCCCTTGGATTAAGAGGAACTATCGGCTATGCTCCACCTG AATATGGCATGGGAAGCGAGTTGTCAACAAATGGCGATGCGTATAGCTACGGCATCCTCTTGTTAGAGATGTTAACAGGGAAAAGGCCAACGAGTGAAAGGTTCAAAGAAGGTTTAAGCCTTCGCAACTTTGTTAAAGCAGCTTTTCCAAATCGAGTGGTTGAGATTATAGATCCCATTCTTCTTCAAGAAAGTGTCAGAGGAGGATCGGCCGCTGACATACATCTTCAGTGCTTGAATTCAATATTTGAAATAGGACTCACTTGTTCGACCGAATCACCAAGGGAGAGGATGGACATGAGTAATGTTGTTACGAAGCTTTGTTCGATTAGAGACAAGCTTCTTCGTCCAACTCGGTTACGTCGTGGTATTTGA